A single genomic interval of Penaeus vannamei isolate JL-2024 chromosome 21, ASM4276789v1, whole genome shotgun sequence harbors:
- the LOC138865557 gene encoding uncharacterized protein yields the protein MELALIFMSLIVVYTPNAICKLDVKDMFYLKLPSVMDSCPRRDINIVLGDFDAVSGCDRDGYEMSVGPHGSGAGVGYENCLLFWDKVPEIEGFWLLYSDAGYAAKEIDHILISTHWRILQNFKVYRIDEVCSTDHRLVVATLRVHFEIPLWSNDHPRVFHLDRLREGECAQRFAEALYGRFTVLDNLTNLVLLWKTFKIQSAR from the exons ATGGAGCTTGCATTAATATTTATGTCTCTTATTGTTGTGTATACTCCTAATGCaatttgtaaacttgatgtgaaagacaTGTTTTACTTGAAACTCCCATCTGTGATGGACAGTTGTCCTCGGCGAGATATtaatattgttctgggtgactttgatgcagtatctggctgtgatcgagatggctatgagatgtctgtcggtccccatggctcgggAGCTGGTGTCGGTTACGAGAAttgcctccttttctgggataaggtcccagaaattgagggtttctggctcctg tacagcgatgcgggttatgcagccaaggagatcgaccacatcctcattagcactcattggaggatcctccagaacttcAAGGTGTATAGGATTGACGAGGTCTgtagtactgaccatagattagttgtggctacacTCCGAGTCCACTTCGAAATCCCCCTTtggtccaatgaccaccctagggtgtttcatctggacaggttgagggagggggagtgtgcccaaaGGTTTGCTGAGGCCCTTTatggtcgtttcacagtgcttGACAACCTGACGAACCTTGTACTTTTGTGGAAAACCTTCAAGATACAAAGTGCTCGATGA
- the LOC138865558 gene encoding uncharacterized protein: MTEFYLVGHSGSTEACRAARRAGDRNLHVSQGVAIAISSRLQPSIVEATPVEECIMELALIFMSLIVVYAPNAICKLDVKDMFYLKLPSVMDSCPRRDISIVLMTSMQYLAVIEMAMRCLSVPMARELVSYSDAGYAAKEIDHILISTHWRILQNFKVYRIDEVCSTDHRLVVATLRVHFEIPLWSNDHPRVFHLDRLREGECAQRFAEALYGRFTVLDNLTNLVLLWKTFKIQSAR, from the exons atGACAGAATTCTATCTTGTAGGACACAGTGGAAGCACAGaagcttgtcgtgcggctcgtcgtGCAGGAGATCGGAATTTACATGTTTCCCAG ggagtagccatagccatctccagtagACTTCAACCCTCGATAGTAGAGGCTACTCCGGTCGAGGAGTGTATAATGGAGCTTGCATTAATATTTATGTCTCTTATTGTTGTGTATGCTCCTAATGctatttgtaaacttgatgtgaaagacaTGTTTTACTTGAAACTCCCATCTGTGATGGACAGTTGTCCTCGGCGAGATATTAGTATTGTTCTGATGACTTcgatgcagtatctggctgtgatcgagatggctatgagatgtctgtcggtccccatggctcgggAGCTGGTGTCG tacagcgatgcgggttatgcagccaaggagatcgaccacatcctcattagcactcattggaggatcctccagaacttcAAGGTGTATAGGATTGACGAGGTCTgtagtactgaccatagattagttgtggctacacTCCGAGTCCACTTCGAAATCCCCCTTtggtccaatgaccaccctagggtgtttcatctggacaggttgagggagggggagtgtgcccaaaGGTTTGCTGAGGCCCTTTatggtcgtttcacagtgcttGACAACCTGACGAACCTTGTACTTTTGTGGAAAACCTTCAAGATACAAAGTGCTCGATGA